A window of Oncorhynchus kisutch isolate 150728-3 linkage group LG10, Okis_V2, whole genome shotgun sequence contains these coding sequences:
- the LOC109897686 gene encoding sulfide:quinone oxidoreductase, mitochondrial, whose protein sequence is MATVRVVHRQRALWRQCHRTAAIGICHLHTTTTSSSSSHASSSKEHYKVLVLGGGSGGITMSARMKRKLGAENVAIVEPSEMHYYQPIWTLVGAGAKGVASSGRPTASVVPSGVKWVRDKVQEINPDTNTVRTGNGMEISYQYLIVALGLQLHYEKIKGLPEIEDWVKFKIGSNYSVQTVEKTWSALQNFKEGNAVFSFPNTPVKCAGAPQKIMYLTDAYLRKTGKRAKANIVYNTSLPVLFGVKKYADALWEIVKSRDIQVNLRQNLIEVRADKQEAVFENLDNPGETKVFEYEMLHVTPPMGPNPEVKGSLLADEAGWLDVNKETLQHNKYPNVFGIGDCTNLPTSKTAAAVAAQSSILDRTISKVLKNEKPDSKYDGYTSCPLVTNYNAVILAEFDYSGQPLETFPIDQSKERWTMYHMKADVMPHLYWHGLLKGFWGGPGPYRKIMHLGMK, encoded by the exons ATGGCTACAGTCAGAGTGGTGCATCGGCAGCGAGCCCTGTGGAGGCAGTGCCATAGGACTGCTGCTATTGGCATCTGTCATcttcacaccaccaccaccagcagcagcagcagccatgcCTCCTCCTCCAAAGAGCATTACAAGGTCCTAGTGCTGGGAGGAGGAAGTGGTGGCATCACAATGAGTGCTCGGATGAAGAGGAAGCTAGGGGCGGAGAACGTGGCCATAGTGGAACCCAGTGAG ATGCACTACTATCAGCCCATCTGGACATTGGTTGGCGCTGGGGCTAAAGGTGTGGCCTCTTCCGGTCGACCTACCGCCAGTGTTGTGCCGTCTGGTGTCAAGTGGGTTAGAGACAAGGTTCAGGAGATCAACCCAGACACAAACACTGTGCGCACAGGAAATGGCATGGAG aTCTCCTACCAATATCTGATAGTGGCTTTAGGTTTACAGCTACACTATGAAAAG ATCAAGGGTCTGCCTGAGATTGAAGATTGGGTCAAATTTAAGATTGGTTCAAACTATTCCGTACAAACTGTGGAGAAGACTTGGAGTGCACTGCAGAACTTCAAGGAGGGAAATGCTGTATTCTCTTTCCCCAACACTCCGGTGAAGTGTGCAGGAGCACCACAGAAGATCATGTACCTGACCGACGCTTATCTCAGGAAG ACAGGAAAAAGGGCCAAGGCCAACATTGTGTACAACACATCACTGCCAGTGCTGTTTGGGGTCAAGAAATATGCAGATGCATTGTGGGAGATTGTGAAGAGTCGCGACATCCAGGTGAATCTCAGACAAAATCTCATCGAGGTCCGGGCCGACAAGCAGGAAGCTGTGTTTGAAAACCTCGACAATCCTGGAGAAACCAAAGTGTTTGAG TATGAGATGCTTCATGTCACTCCTCCGATGGGACCCAACCCGGAGGTTAAAGGATCCTTATTGGCTGatgaggctggctggctggacgTCAACAAAGAGACCCTTCAACATAACAAGTATCCCAACGTGTTCGGGATCGGAGACTGCACCAACCTGCCGACATCCAAAACAGCTGCTGCCGTGG CTGCCCAGTCTAGTATTCTGGACAGAACCATTTCAAAAGTGTTGAAGAATGAAAAGCCGGATAGTAAG TATGATGGCTACACATCCTGCCCTTTGGTGACGAACTACAACGCCGTCATCCTGGCTGAGTTTGACTATAGTGGGCAGCCATTGGAGACATTCCCTATTGACCAAAGCAAGGAGAGATGGACCATGTACCACATGAAAGCTGACGTGATGCCTCATCTGTACTGGCATGGACTTCTCAA GGGGTTTTGGGGTGGACCAGGACCATACAGGAAAATCATGCACCTTGGGATGAAATAG